A region of Desulforegula conservatrix Mb1Pa DNA encodes the following proteins:
- a CDS encoding Na(+)/H(+) antiporter subunit D: MSDFFVHPSILFILGAVTLPFFRKMRLDKILLVLIPVLAFWQIRYLPEIFGQMNYLGFEIVFGKVDRLTYVFLHVFTLMAIIGAIYGLKTKDTGQQIAAMLYVAGSLGVTLAGDYLTLFIFWELMAFASTFLVWYRKKKKSVDAGFRYLLVHMAGGLILLGGIFLRYKNIHDLTFTQIIPADATMADYLILIGFALNAAVPPIHAWLPDAYPEATVTGAVFMCAFTTKTAVYVLARAFPGFEILAILGAVMTLYGVGYAIIENDARRILAYHIVSQVGYMVCAVGIGSAMAINGACAHAYAHIIYKALLFMGAGAVLEMTGKSKLSELGGLWKKMPLTMIFTVIGGISISGFPLTSGFVSKSMIVVAAGEGHRIVIMLMLLLASVGTFLSVGVKLPYFIWFGKDSGVEAKEAPINMHIAMGIAAFLCFFIGVYPEYLYNLLPYATEYKPYSAYHLSESMQILGFTGLGFYLMLKKLHPKDYINLDVDWFYRRGAQFFMWIARKPVAKTDDVANEVYRTVGLRMTMMIARFMSWFDWRAIDGAIDGSARGVVKAGDGLRHIQTGKLQQYIGAAVLILFTVIMITVFI, translated from the coding sequence ATGAGTGATTTTTTTGTACATCCGTCGATTCTGTTTATACTGGGAGCAGTTACACTGCCTTTTTTCAGAAAAATGCGTCTTGACAAGATTCTGCTTGTCCTGATTCCCGTACTCGCATTCTGGCAGATCAGATATCTTCCAGAAATTTTCGGGCAGATGAACTATCTTGGGTTTGAGATAGTATTCGGAAAAGTGGACAGGCTGACCTATGTATTTCTCCATGTATTTACCCTCATGGCAATTATAGGAGCCATATACGGGCTAAAAACCAAAGATACTGGCCAGCAGATAGCAGCAATGCTCTATGTTGCAGGTTCGCTTGGTGTTACCCTCGCCGGAGACTACCTCACGCTGTTCATTTTCTGGGAACTCATGGCTTTTGCCTCAACTTTTCTTGTCTGGTACAGAAAAAAGAAGAAGTCAGTTGATGCCGGATTCAGATATCTGCTTGTACATATGGCTGGCGGGCTTATTCTGCTTGGCGGTATTTTCCTCAGGTACAAGAATATACATGATCTGACCTTTACCCAGATAATTCCAGCTGATGCAACAATGGCTGATTATCTGATCCTGATTGGCTTTGCGCTAAATGCGGCTGTTCCTCCGATTCACGCTTGGTTGCCCGACGCATATCCGGAGGCGACTGTCACAGGCGCTGTTTTCATGTGCGCCTTTACCACAAAGACCGCAGTATATGTTCTTGCAAGAGCATTTCCCGGTTTTGAGATCCTTGCGATACTCGGAGCAGTGATGACACTATATGGTGTCGGATACGCAATAATTGAGAATGATGCCCGAAGGATTCTTGCCTACCATATTGTCAGCCAGGTCGGATACATGGTCTGCGCAGTCGGAATAGGGTCTGCAATGGCTATAAACGGAGCCTGTGCCCACGCATACGCCCATATTATATATAAGGCTCTTCTTTTCATGGGCGCTGGCGCGGTTCTTGAGATGACAGGCAAATCCAAGCTGAGCGAACTCGGCGGTCTGTGGAAAAAAATGCCTTTAACGATGATCTTTACAGTGATCGGAGGGATTTCGATTTCGGGGTTTCCTCTTACAAGCGGATTTGTCAGCAAGTCAATGATTGTGGTCGCGGCTGGAGAAGGCCACAGAATAGTTATCATGCTGATGCTTCTTCTTGCTTCTGTCGGAACTTTTCTCTCTGTCGGCGTCAAGCTTCCTTATTTTATCTGGTTTGGCAAGGATTCAGGAGTCGAGGCAAAAGAAGCTCCCATAAATATGCATATTGCAATGGGGATAGCAGCTTTTCTGTGCTTCTTCATAGGCGTTTATCCTGAGTATCTTTATAATCTATTGCCATACGCCACCGAGTACAAGCCTTATTCAGCATATCATCTCTCGGAATCGATGCAGATTCTCGGTTTTACAGGACTCGGGTTTTATCTGATGCTCAAGAAGCTTCATCCTAAAGACTATATAAATCTCGATGTTGACTGGTTTTACAGAAGAGGCGCCCAGTTTTTTATGTGGATTGCCAGAAAGCCGGTCGCAAAAACAGACGATGTAGCAAATGAGGTCTATAGAACTGTCGGCCTCAGAATGACCATGATGATAGCCAGATTCATGTCATGGTTTGACTGGAGAGCCATAGACGGAGCCATTGACGGCAGTGCACGCGGAGTAGTCAAAGCCGGTGACGGTCTCAGGCATATTCAGACAGGCAAGCTTCAGCAGTATATTGGCGCTGCGGTCTTAATCCTGTTCACGGTTATAATGATAACGGTTTTCATTTAA
- a CDS encoding NADH-quinone oxidoreductase subunit D: protein MIFPTIDTEKIKGQRQFFLNMGPQHPSTHGVLRVVLEMDGEYVLDLDPVIGYCHRMHEKMGECRPWPSFLPNTSRMDYVCALPYNHGYVAVIEKATGIVPTRRAEFIRVISSELNRVSSHLLWLGAYLLDLGAFTPILYCFDDREQILDALEDVTGSRLTYSYFRVGGVYRDIDEKFVERTRAFVKRLRGRFQMYEQLVTGNVIFRKRVEENGVISRDMALRYGVTGPSLRGSGIEYDIRKKMPYSIYNEFDFDIPTGTIGDSFDRYMVRFLEMEQSLRIIEQALDNLPDGPYMAKVPKKVKIPAGSYSSSVETGRGELSYHLVSDGSDIPYRLKVRTPSYCNLSILRELCSGMLLADLVAAIGSLDLVIPEIDR, encoded by the coding sequence ATGATTTTTCCGACAATTGACACAGAAAAAATTAAAGGCCAGAGACAGTTCTTCCTGAACATGGGGCCCCAGCATCCGAGTACACACGGTGTTCTGAGGGTTGTTCTTGAGATGGACGGTGAATATGTCCTGGATCTTGACCCTGTGATCGGATACTGCCACAGGATGCACGAAAAGATGGGCGAATGCAGGCCCTGGCCTTCTTTTTTGCCCAATACTTCAAGAATGGACTATGTCTGCGCTTTGCCCTACAACCACGGCTATGTGGCTGTTATAGAGAAGGCCACAGGCATAGTGCCGACAAGAAGGGCAGAGTTTATAAGGGTTATCTCGTCGGAGCTGAACAGAGTATCGAGCCACCTGCTCTGGCTTGGTGCCTATCTTCTGGATCTTGGTGCTTTTACTCCGATTCTTTACTGCTTTGATGATCGTGAGCAGATATTAGACGCCCTCGAAGACGTCACAGGATCGAGACTCACCTACAGCTATTTCAGGGTGGGGGGCGTGTACAGGGATATTGACGAAAAGTTCGTTGAAAGAACCAGGGCCTTTGTAAAAAGACTCAGGGGAAGATTTCAGATGTACGAACAGCTCGTCACAGGCAATGTGATTTTCAGAAAGCGCGTTGAAGAAAACGGCGTAATATCGAGGGACATGGCTTTGCGCTATGGGGTCACCGGGCCTAGCCTGCGCGGGTCAGGAATCGAATATGACATAAGAAAGAAGATGCCTTATTCGATTTATAACGAATTCGATTTTGATATACCAACAGGAACGATTGGTGATTCCTTTGACCGATATATGGTCAGGTTTCTTGAAATGGAACAGAGTCTGAGAATCATTGAACAGGCCCTGGACAATCTTCCTGACGGACCATATATGGCTAAGGTGCCGAAGAAAGTTAAAATACCGGCAGGCTCATACAGCTCGTCAGTCGAAACTGGAAGAGGCGAACTGTCGTATCATTTGGTAAGTGATGGATCAGATATACCATACAGACTTAAAGTGAGAACTCCTTCTTATTGCAATCTGAGTATTCTCCGTGAGCTTTGCAGCGGTATGCTTCTGGCCGACCTTGTGGCTGCAATTGGAAGCCTTGATCTGGTTATACCCGAGATAGATAGGTAA
- the nuoH gene encoding NADH-quinone oxidoreductase subunit NuoH, with product MESILAIFPPELLRILISGILVIALVFLNGLVMVYFERKLAGYMQYRCGLMEIGWQGVLQSLVDGIKLISKRLVIPKNVDGPLYRIAPLLAFTPVVLPFLVVPFGKHLQVRDLNVGLIFVMAMGSLNVMAIFMAGWSSNNKYSMFGAMRTVAQNIAYEIPILLSLLSVVLVTNTFSMSGIVDAQSGGSWFILLQPVAFLIYLVAGVAETNRAPFDLPEAESELTAGFHTEYSGIAFGLFFLGEYANMLTVSCVATTLFLGGWHGPWEEYFGTLWFFLKAYSIMFFMIWIRWTFPRVRFDQLMNLAWKYLIPFALVNLLVTAAAVKFLPLIFV from the coding sequence ATGGAATCTATTCTGGCCATATTTCCACCCGAACTTTTGAGAATCCTGATTTCAGGCATATTAGTAATTGCACTGGTGTTTCTCAATGGTCTCGTAATGGTTTATTTTGAAAGAAAGCTTGCAGGTTACATGCAGTACAGATGCGGTCTGATGGAAATCGGATGGCAGGGAGTGCTGCAGAGTCTTGTTGACGGAATAAAGCTTATCTCAAAAAGACTCGTTATACCAAAAAACGTTGACGGACCATTATACCGTATCGCACCCCTTCTTGCTTTTACTCCTGTTGTTCTGCCATTTCTTGTTGTTCCGTTTGGCAAGCATCTGCAGGTAAGGGATCTGAATGTTGGTCTGATATTTGTGATGGCAATGGGTTCGCTTAATGTTATGGCAATATTTATGGCGGGCTGGAGTTCAAACAACAAATACTCCATGTTTGGAGCCATGAGAACGGTTGCCCAGAATATCGCGTACGAGATTCCCATTCTTCTTTCTCTTCTTTCAGTAGTTCTCGTTACAAACACCTTTAGCATGAGTGGCATAGTTGACGCCCAGAGCGGAGGGTCCTGGTTCATACTTCTTCAGCCAGTGGCTTTCCTCATCTATCTTGTAGCTGGTGTGGCCGAAACAAACAGGGCTCCATTCGACCTTCCAGAAGCAGAGAGCGAACTGACCGCAGGTTTTCATACCGAATACAGCGGAATAGCATTTGGCCTTTTCTTCCTTGGCGAATACGCAAACATGCTGACTGTCAGCTGCGTTGCAACCACACTTTTTCTTGGAGGATGGCATGGCCCATGGGAAGAATACTTCGGGACACTCTGGTTTTTTCTTAAAGCGTATTCCATCATGTTCTTCATGATATGGATAAGATGGACTTTTCCTCGTGTAAGGTTTGACCAGCTGATGAATCTGGCATGGAAATATCTTATACCTTTTGCGTTAGTTAACCTTTTAGTCACAGCGGCCGCAGTAAAATTTCTGCCGCTAATTTTTGTGTAG
- a CDS encoding monovalent cation/H+ antiporter subunit D family protein gives METIVTSKILMAPFIPMVTAALVMASGKRPNIRESWSIIGAVLTFLSVAFLVPHILKGVNYSYELFSLYPGITVRFNVDALGILFAGTSSFLWILAGFYCIGYMRGLNEHAQTRFYVCYAVSVGAAVGAAFSGNLFTLYLFYEIISIFTYPLVMHHQDAEGYEGSRKYLVYLMFTSKALLLPAMAIIYVQCGTLDFAAGDIVNGIFPSDASRVLVTVSYFMCLFGFAKAGIMPFHNWLPSAMVAPTPVSALLHAVVVVKVGVFSICRVMLSLFGTKILSDLGLGIITCYIASFTILTASIIALTKTNLKARLAYSTISQLSYIILGVAMLVPEGITGGLIHIANHAFSKITLFFCAGAIFVVSGKKEISELNGIGYRMPLTMIAFGIASLSMIGAPPVSGFVSKWYLALGAMKIHSVILLCVLLISSLLNAGYFVPVFYTSFFGKNLNPGGETGSLENTTIARLMIIPLCITAVASAVFGVFPDLFLKIINLLVV, from the coding sequence ATGGAAACGATTGTAACAAGTAAGATCCTGATGGCACCATTCATACCGATGGTAACAGCGGCTCTTGTCATGGCATCAGGTAAAAGACCCAACATCAGGGAATCCTGGTCTATTATCGGTGCTGTTCTGACGTTTTTGTCAGTGGCGTTCCTCGTACCTCACATATTGAAAGGCGTGAATTATTCATATGAACTTTTCTCCCTTTACCCAGGTATCACGGTTCGCTTTAATGTGGATGCCCTGGGTATTCTTTTTGCGGGGACTTCGTCATTCTTATGGATACTCGCAGGGTTCTACTGCATAGGATATATGAGGGGGCTTAACGAACACGCCCAGACAAGATTCTATGTTTGCTATGCCGTATCAGTCGGTGCTGCCGTGGGAGCAGCCTTCAGCGGAAACCTTTTTACTCTGTACCTGTTTTACGAAATAATTTCGATATTCACATATCCTCTTGTCATGCACCATCAGGATGCGGAAGGCTATGAGGGAAGCAGAAAATACCTTGTTTATCTGATGTTTACCTCAAAGGCTCTTCTTCTTCCAGCTATGGCCATAATTTACGTCCAGTGCGGAACCCTCGATTTTGCCGCCGGTGATATAGTCAACGGGATATTTCCGAGTGACGCGTCCAGGGTGCTTGTAACAGTAAGCTACTTCATGTGTCTTTTTGGTTTTGCCAAAGCAGGTATCATGCCGTTTCATAACTGGCTGCCGTCTGCCATGGTCGCTCCGACTCCTGTCAGCGCACTTCTTCATGCGGTTGTCGTTGTAAAGGTCGGTGTTTTTTCGATATGCAGGGTAATGCTTTCCCTGTTCGGAACAAAAATTCTGTCTGATCTCGGTCTGGGAATAATCACCTGTTATATTGCTTCCTTCACCATTCTGACTGCTTCCATAATAGCGCTTACAAAGACAAATCTAAAGGCAAGGCTCGCTTATTCAACTATAAGTCAGCTTTCATATATAATACTTGGTGTGGCCATGCTGGTGCCCGAGGGAATAACAGGCGGTCTTATACACATCGCAAATCATGCATTTTCCAAAATCACTCTGTTCTTTTGTGCAGGAGCGATTTTTGTTGTTTCCGGTAAAAAGGAAATTTCAGAACTTAATGGCATTGGGTACAGAATGCCCCTTACAATGATCGCTTTTGGTATAGCCTCCCTCAGCATGATCGGTGCTCCGCCTGTTAGCGGGTTCGTGAGTAAATGGTATCTTGCACTCGGAGCCATGAAAATACACAGCGTAATACTTTTATGCGTACTTCTCATAAGCAGCCTTTTGAATGCCGGATATTTCGTACCTGTTTTTTATACGTCTTTTTTTGGCAAGAATTTGAATCCAGGCGGCGAAACAGGCAGTTTAGAGAATACAACAATAGCGCGCCTGATGATTATTCCGCTATGCATTACGGCAGTCGCGTCCGCTGTTTTTGGGGTGTTTCCGGATTTGTTCCTGAAAATAATAAACTTGCTGGTGGTTTAA
- the nuoK gene encoding NADH-quinone oxidoreductase subunit NuoK, giving the protein MMQLNAFYPSLNLETYLIISVFLLITGLYGMIQHRTIIGMLISTELILNGACLNFMAFAKFLGPDAATGQVYTLFIMGIAAAEAAIVVSMMLAVFRKFRSIDPEEINGLKH; this is encoded by the coding sequence ATGATGCAGCTTAATGCTTTCTACCCGAGCCTGAATCTCGAAACATACCTTATTATATCTGTGTTTCTGCTGATTACGGGCCTTTATGGAATGATACAGCATAGAACAATAATTGGCATGCTGATATCCACAGAGCTGATTCTGAACGGAGCCTGTCTTAATTTCATGGCCTTTGCAAAGTTTCTTGGCCCGGACGCAGCCACCGGACAGGTATACACCCTTTTTATCATGGGAATTGCTGCGGCCGAGGCTGCAATAGTTGTCAGTATGATGCTTGCTGTGTTCAGAAAATTCAGAAGCATTGATCCTGAAGAAATTAACGGGCTTAAACATTGA
- a CDS encoding NADH-quinone oxidoreductase subunit J family protein, whose product MELYSLVSEFLFFAFMGITASGAIVAVRAKILMHAVFGLAVCLLGVGGLYYYLGSMFLTMMQILVYVGAICILMVFGIMVGYTPNQVAEKNLKGKHSLLAGLTALSGVILIGTSIVRNKGIWISTGERVGDYSLNHLGSRFLHEYCLAFELISVVLLAAIIGSIILATIREDGGDDAA is encoded by the coding sequence ATGGAACTTTACAGCCTTGTGTCGGAATTTCTTTTTTTTGCTTTCATGGGTATAACCGCATCAGGTGCGATTGTAGCTGTCAGGGCAAAAATACTCATGCATGCTGTTTTCGGGCTTGCGGTCTGCCTTCTTGGCGTGGGCGGTCTTTACTATTATCTGGGCAGCATGTTTCTTACAATGATGCAGATACTGGTATATGTGGGCGCGATCTGTATTCTGATGGTTTTCGGAATAATGGTTGGCTACACTCCGAATCAGGTCGCTGAAAAAAATCTCAAAGGAAAGCATTCTTTACTTGCGGGACTTACTGCCCTTTCAGGTGTGATTCTTATAGGAACCTCAATAGTCAGAAACAAAGGAATTTGGATAAGCACAGGCGAAAGGGTAGGCGACTACTCTCTCAATCATTTGGGTTCCAGATTCCTTCATGAATACTGCCTGGCGTTCGAACTTATATCGGTTGTACTTCTGGCTGCGATCATAGGATCAATAATACTTGCAACCATAAGGGAAGATGGAGGAGATGATGCAGCTTAA
- a CDS encoding NADH-quinone oxidoreductase subunit C, translating into MDSSAEIIKKFEAAGIACERTESSKFGYDIKVSLVSDNVRPFATLMLESGFYLVYVAGFHVSPFMKVVYEMASFESGVRVLAMADASKDNTVPTISDIYHGASWHERETRDFFGIVFDGNPDMRPLLLMDTDVDFHPLLKNEGQLKSVESVTWAPEPEKKVAETPAS; encoded by the coding sequence ATGGACTCAAGTGCTGAAATAATTAAAAAATTCGAGGCTGCGGGCATTGCCTGTGAAAGGACCGAATCCTCAAAATTCGGCTATGATATAAAGGTATCTCTTGTTTCTGATAATGTGAGACCATTTGCTACCCTGATGCTCGAAAGCGGGTTTTATCTTGTATATGTTGCAGGTTTTCACGTTTCTCCTTTCATGAAGGTCGTCTATGAAATGGCAAGCTTTGAAAGTGGGGTAAGGGTTCTGGCTATGGCGGACGCAAGCAAGGACAACACAGTGCCGACCATATCGGATATCTACCACGGAGCCTCATGGCATGAGAGAGAAACCCGGGATTTTTTCGGAATAGTATTTGATGGTAATCCCGATATGAGACCGCTGCTTCTCATGGATACAGATGTTGATTTTCACCCGCTTCTTAAAAATGAAGGCCAGCTCAAATCCGTGGAGTCTGTCACATGGGCGCCAGAACCTGAAAAAAAAGTCGCTGAAACGCCAGCTTCATAA
- a CDS encoding NuoI/complex I 23 kDa subunit family protein produces MGGYFSDLIEGGKSLASGLAVTFKAMISPVVTVQYPREKIEITPNFRGHIELTLDAEQRIKCIACGMCEKSCPSGCINVISEKKEGEKKKSLTSFMLNFTKCSLCGICCESCPADAIRYSNEYNLAGFTREDFIMDLVKRLEDKK; encoded by the coding sequence ATGGGCGGATATTTTTCAGATTTAATAGAAGGCGGCAAGAGTCTGGCTTCCGGGCTTGCGGTTACTTTCAAGGCAATGATCTCACCTGTGGTCACAGTACAGTACCCCCGTGAGAAAATTGAAATAACACCGAATTTTCGTGGCCACATTGAACTCACCCTGGATGCTGAGCAGAGGATTAAGTGCATTGCCTGCGGTATGTGTGAAAAATCATGCCCTTCAGGGTGCATTAACGTAATCTCTGAAAAAAAGGAAGGGGAGAAGAAGAAGTCTCTGACTTCCTTCATGCTCAATTTCACAAAATGCAGCCTCTGCGGAATCTGTTGTGAATCCTGTCCTGCGGATGCGATCAGGTACTCTAACGAATATAATCTTGCAGGATTCACGAGGGAAGATTTTATAATGGATCTTGTAAAGAGGCTGGAGGACAAGAAATAA